The Streptomyces sp. NBC_00224 genome has a window encoding:
- a CDS encoding winged helix-turn-helix domain-containing protein yields the protein MTLRIHFTADDLARTRLAEGPRPLLELDVALRVLRESAHRARFDAWRRESFARLAPRTRIAFEAVPVRGWSLEFLLPAEPGSAQELWERVRATPAPQVREQVDEWAGRVQRIPPWTGRLAEDPLFVRELVDVFEDTYEQLVAPYWPRIEQLADADRAMRMRQLTEGGVERLLQGLNPRRVHWNPPVLELTMASGHEGDLRLEGRGLLLIPTLFGSAYPLFDDTGPQPWISFPIGHDRTPWFPLPATVTAGALTATPRSLAALLGRTRATVLCAIAEHPGLTTSQLASRAGISPASASEHATVLRSAGLVSTARDRNAVLHTPTAAGIGLLNASTADIAGPEPAILRA from the coding sequence GTGACGCTGCGCATACACTTCACCGCCGACGACCTCGCCCGCACCCGGCTGGCGGAGGGCCCGCGTCCGCTGCTCGAACTGGACGTCGCCCTGCGGGTGTTGCGGGAGTCCGCGCACCGGGCGCGCTTCGACGCGTGGCGGCGGGAGTCGTTCGCCCGGCTGGCGCCCCGGACCCGGATCGCCTTCGAGGCGGTGCCCGTCAGAGGATGGTCGCTGGAGTTCCTCCTGCCGGCGGAGCCGGGCAGCGCCCAGGAGTTGTGGGAGAGGGTACGCGCCACCCCGGCGCCGCAGGTACGCGAACAAGTCGACGAGTGGGCGGGCCGGGTCCAGCGGATTCCCCCGTGGACGGGGCGTCTCGCCGAGGACCCGCTCTTCGTGCGGGAGCTGGTCGACGTCTTCGAGGACACCTACGAGCAGCTCGTCGCGCCGTACTGGCCCCGGATCGAGCAACTCGCGGACGCCGACCGGGCGATGCGGATGCGCCAGCTCACCGAGGGCGGGGTGGAGCGGCTGCTCCAGGGGCTCAACCCGCGCCGGGTGCACTGGAACCCGCCGGTGCTCGAACTGACCATGGCCTCCGGCCACGAGGGCGATCTGCGTCTCGAAGGGCGGGGCCTGCTGCTCATCCCGACCCTCTTCGGTTCGGCGTATCCGCTCTTCGACGACACCGGGCCGCAGCCCTGGATCAGCTTCCCCATCGGCCACGACCGCACACCGTGGTTCCCCCTGCCCGCGACCGTGACCGCCGGCGCCCTGACGGCGACGCCGCGCTCCCTCGCGGCACTTCTCGGCCGCACCCGAGCGACCGTGCTGTGCGCGATCGCCGAGCACCCCGGCCTGACCACCAGTCAGCTGGCCTCCCGCGCGGGCATCTCACCGGCGAGCGCGAGCGAACACGCCACGGTGCTGCGGTCGGCGGGCCTGGTCAGCACGGCCCGGGACCGCAACGCCGTCCTGCACACCCCCACCGCGGCCGGGATCGGCCTGCTCAACGCGTCGACCGCCGACATCGCCGGGCCGGAGCCCGCGATCCTGCGCGCCTGA
- a CDS encoding NADPH-dependent F420 reductase, whose product MRYAVLGTGVVGRTIAAKLASLGHEVAIGTRDPKATLARTEPDGMGNPPFSVWQREHPRVRLETFAGAGEFGDTVLNTTAGLASLDALAAVGAENIDGKVLIDIANPLDFSQGMPPSLDPVNTDSLGERIQRAFPEARVVKTLNTMTTKVMVEPSRVPGEHNVFLSGDDEDAKKAVAALLISFGWPQPSIIDLGDITTARGAEMMLPVWLRLMAALGHTDFNFHIQGA is encoded by the coding sequence ATGCGCTACGCAGTCCTCGGCACCGGTGTCGTCGGCCGGACCATCGCCGCCAAGCTCGCCTCCCTCGGCCACGAAGTGGCCATCGGCACCCGCGATCCCAAGGCCACGCTCGCCCGCACCGAGCCGGACGGCATGGGCAATCCGCCGTTCTCCGTATGGCAGCGGGAACACCCGAGAGTGCGCCTCGAAACGTTCGCGGGCGCCGGGGAGTTCGGCGACACCGTGCTCAACACCACGGCGGGCCTGGCCAGTCTCGACGCGCTCGCCGCCGTCGGCGCCGAGAACATCGACGGCAAGGTGCTCATCGACATCGCCAACCCGCTGGACTTCTCGCAGGGCATGCCGCCCTCGCTCGACCCGGTGAACACCGACAGCCTCGGCGAGCGGATCCAGCGGGCCTTCCCCGAGGCGCGCGTCGTGAAGACCCTCAACACGATGACCACCAAGGTCATGGTCGAGCCGTCCCGGGTCCCCGGCGAGCACAACGTGTTCCTCTCCGGGGACGACGAGGACGCCAAGAAAGCCGTCGCCGCCCTGCTGATCTCCTTCGGCTGGCCCCAGCCGAGCATCATCGACCTGGGTGACATCACCACCGCTCGCGGGGCTGAAATGATGTTGCCGGTCTGGTTGCGGCTCATGGCGGCGCTGGGCCACACCGATTTCAACTTCCACATCCAGGGCGCCTGA
- a CDS encoding TetR/AcrR family transcriptional regulator, whose translation MHDDKTTRGAGRPRSAEKNDAILRAALDLLARQGYVRMTLDQVAAAAGVSKSTIHLRWKTKADLLTAALAAVRTADAPPPSGDVRTDLVDILRDFAATIAQVNGMALIGTCLAEEDHTPELLALLRARSVLPRRALLREVLERAREEGSIRPDTDLEAAVSALIGPFYADYLAGRGDHPEWAEQAVDLTLTALRPEGTGK comes from the coding sequence ATGCACGACGACAAGACGACCAGGGGCGCCGGACGGCCCCGGTCCGCGGAGAAGAACGACGCGATCCTGCGAGCCGCCCTCGACCTGCTGGCGCGCCAGGGTTACGTACGGATGACCCTGGACCAGGTCGCCGCCGCGGCGGGCGTCAGCAAGTCCACCATCCATCTGCGGTGGAAGACCAAGGCCGACCTGCTCACCGCGGCGCTCGCCGCCGTACGGACGGCCGACGCCCCGCCCCCCTCCGGGGATGTGCGCACCGACCTCGTCGACATCCTGCGGGACTTCGCCGCCACCATCGCGCAGGTGAACGGAATGGCGCTGATAGGCACCTGCCTCGCGGAGGAGGACCACACCCCGGAACTCCTCGCCCTGCTGCGCGCCCGCTCGGTCCTGCCCCGCCGCGCCCTGCTCCGGGAGGTCCTGGAACGGGCGCGCGAGGAGGGGAGCATCCGCCCGGACACGGATCTGGAGGCGGCCGTCTCGGCGCTCATCGGGCCGTTCTACGCCGACTATCTGGCGGGCCGCGGCGACCACCCGGAGTGGGCCGAGCAGGCCGTCGACCTGACCCTGACGGCCCTGCGCCCCGAGGGAACCGGAAAGTAG
- a CDS encoding RNA polymerase sigma factor: MEYTAVRYPAPPGRFGPRVFLHWLLRRDRLATGPARPAAFGGYGRDTSRPTVSELYHAHRLRMVHLAVMLVDDRATAEDVVQDAFTALYRRHGEHIAEVDNALAYLRTAVVNASRSVLRRRRTARAYTPPHEADAPSAEERVVLGEEHREVLAALGQLSARRREVLVLRYWGELTEAEIAQTLRISRGSVKSLASRGLDALEKILKERS; this comes from the coding sequence ATGGAGTACACCGCCGTCCGGTACCCGGCGCCGCCAGGGCGCTTCGGCCCGCGCGTCTTTCTGCACTGGCTGCTGCGCCGGGACCGGCTGGCCACCGGCCCGGCGCGACCCGCCGCCTTCGGCGGGTACGGCCGGGACACCTCGCGGCCGACCGTCAGCGAGCTCTACCACGCGCACCGGCTGCGCATGGTGCACCTCGCGGTGATGCTCGTGGACGACCGGGCCACGGCCGAGGACGTGGTGCAGGACGCGTTCACCGCGCTGTACCGGCGCCACGGCGAACACATCGCCGAGGTCGACAACGCGCTCGCCTATCTCCGTACGGCCGTGGTCAACGCCTCCCGCTCGGTGCTGCGCAGACGCCGCACGGCGCGCGCGTACACCCCTCCCCACGAGGCCGACGCGCCCTCCGCCGAGGAACGGGTCGTCCTCGGCGAGGAGCACCGGGAAGTCCTGGCCGCGCTGGGGCAGTTGAGCGCGCGGCGCCGTGAGGTGCTGGTGCTGCGGTACTGGGGCGAGCTCACCGAGGCCGAGATCGCGCAGACGCTCCGGATCAGCCGGGGCTCGGTGAAGTCACTGGCCAGCCGGGGCCTGGACGCACTGGAGAAGATCCTGAAGGAGCGGTCGTGA
- a CDS encoding LPXTG cell wall anchor domain-containing protein: protein MNTTKHHRRAFARGAAAAGLLAALAVPALAGTAHADGGAQPRHLTADGPATPPAEPSAPPSAEPKRPAPAKTPASPDQRPSAMPSAPGSRSEPAPSAPPTKAPADAAPSAVPSPSTPQDELAHTGSSKTNTVLGAGAGALIAAGAGTVYAVRRRQNH from the coding sequence GTGAACACCACGAAGCACCACCGCCGCGCCTTCGCCCGCGGCGCCGCCGCCGCCGGACTGCTGGCCGCACTCGCCGTGCCCGCCCTGGCCGGGACGGCCCACGCCGACGGCGGGGCGCAGCCGCGGCACCTGACCGCAGACGGGCCCGCCACCCCGCCCGCCGAGCCGAGCGCGCCGCCCTCCGCCGAGCCCAAGCGGCCCGCGCCCGCCAAGACCCCCGCCTCCCCGGACCAGCGGCCCTCCGCCATGCCGAGCGCACCGGGCAGCCGTTCCGAGCCGGCCCCGAGCGCGCCCCCGACGAAGGCTCCGGCGGATGCCGCGCCCAGCGCCGTGCCCTCCCCTTCGACCCCCCAGGACGAACTGGCCCATACTGGCTCGTCCAAGACCAACACGGTGCTGGGTGCCGGGGCGGGCGCGCTGATCGCCGCGGGCGCCGGGACCGTCTACGCCGTCCGGCGGCGACAGAACCACTGA
- a CDS encoding PLP-dependent aminotransferase family protein: MAVQWSGRTPGLLLPLDRESGEQLRAQLERQVREAIRSGRLQVGERLPSSRELALGLGVSRGLVQECYAQLRAEGYLVTRVGAATRVAAGAHIPPAPAPPPGTGPGLLADFRWGVPDLGSFPLDDWLWALREAGRAMPTAALDYGDPRGSSVLREVLAGYARRVRAAAADPERMVVCSGYAQGLGLALRALARAGVRTVAYEDPGSPATVSAAAASAGLSAVPVPVDAHGVDVRALAATDARAVVLTPAHQWPTGVVLSPGRRRELIEWAVRWDAYVVEDDYDAEFRYDREPVGAVQGLAADRVVSIGTVSKSLAPALRIGWLLCPPALAEDVVEHKRLSDRGSPTLDQLALARLIESGRFDRHLRRMRTMYAARRTALLEALAEYAPGVEVSGLAAGFHAVAHLDGAADEGAVIAAARTRSVGLYGMSPCRSTGATAPPRLVLGFGNVGERAIRAGVAAVGSLLVGR, from the coding sequence ATGGCTGTCCAGTGGTCCGGTCGTACTCCCGGCCTGCTGCTCCCGCTCGACCGCGAGAGCGGCGAGCAGCTGCGTGCGCAGCTGGAGCGGCAGGTGCGCGAGGCGATCCGCTCGGGGCGGCTCCAGGTCGGCGAGCGGCTGCCGTCCTCGCGTGAACTCGCCCTGGGCCTGGGGGTGTCGCGGGGCCTGGTGCAGGAGTGCTACGCACAGCTCCGGGCCGAGGGATACCTGGTGACCCGCGTCGGTGCCGCGACCCGGGTCGCGGCCGGTGCGCACATACCGCCGGCGCCCGCGCCGCCGCCCGGGACCGGTCCCGGCCTGCTGGCCGACTTCCGCTGGGGCGTTCCCGACCTCGGCTCCTTCCCTCTCGACGACTGGCTGTGGGCGCTGCGGGAGGCCGGGCGCGCCATGCCGACGGCGGCGCTCGACTACGGGGACCCGCGCGGCAGTTCCGTCCTGCGCGAGGTGCTGGCCGGATACGCGCGCCGGGTGCGGGCGGCGGCGGCCGACCCGGAGCGGATGGTCGTCTGCTCGGGCTATGCGCAGGGCCTGGGCCTGGCGCTGCGGGCCCTCGCCCGCGCGGGTGTGCGCACCGTGGCGTACGAGGATCCCGGCTCGCCCGCCACGGTGTCCGCGGCGGCGGCCTCGGCCGGGCTCTCGGCGGTCCCGGTGCCGGTCGACGCGCACGGCGTCGACGTGCGGGCACTGGCCGCGACGGACGCCCGCGCCGTCGTGCTGACCCCCGCGCACCAGTGGCCGACCGGGGTGGTGCTCTCCCCCGGGCGGCGGCGCGAGCTCATCGAGTGGGCGGTGCGGTGGGACGCGTACGTCGTCGAGGACGACTACGACGCGGAGTTCCGCTACGACCGCGAGCCGGTGGGGGCGGTGCAGGGGCTCGCCGCGGACCGGGTCGTCTCCATCGGCACGGTCAGCAAGTCCCTGGCGCCCGCGCTGCGCATCGGGTGGCTGCTCTGCCCGCCCGCGCTCGCCGAGGACGTCGTCGAGCACAAGCGGCTGAGCGACCGCGGCTCCCCCACCCTGGACCAGCTCGCCCTGGCGCGGCTGATCGAGTCCGGCCGCTTCGACCGGCATCTGCGCCGGATGCGCACCATGTACGCGGCGCGCCGCACCGCCCTGCTCGAAGCGCTCGCCGAGTACGCGCCCGGCGTCGAGGTGAGCGGCCTGGCGGCGGGCTTCCACGCGGTCGCGCACCTCGACGGCGCGGCCGACGAGGGCGCCGTGATCGCCGCCGCGCGGACGCGGTCCGTCGGCCTGTACGGCATGAGCCCGTGCCGCTCGACGGGCGCGACGGCCCCGCCGCGCCTGGTGCTGGGATTCGGCAACGTGGGCGAGCGGGCGATCCGGGCGGGGGTGGCGGCGGTGGGGAGCCTGCTGGTGGGGCGGTGA
- a CDS encoding MFS transporter — MTTSLPSRTPAGAPARPPLLTRALMLRFVSMVGASASFFLLLSAVPLYARESGAGGDTAGLATGALMLATVLGELGAPRLIARYGYRPALATGLFLLGAPALVLTVSGTMAWIVAVCFLRGLGFALTLVAGGALTATLIPAERRGEGLALVGVVGGVPNLVALPLGVWLGAHVGYGTVSVAAAAVALVAIASVPGLPDRELMHGESVGVLAGLRTGALVRPGVVFAATAVAAGIVVTFIPLAVPSSMSAVATAALFVQPAVATAGRWWAGRLGDRHGAARLVLPGLLLSAAGVLLTALIRTPVAVVGGVALFGAGFGIAQNATLTLMYARVSTASYGTVSALWNLAYDGGMGVGAVGFGVLADRTGYSSAFVLTAALMLVAAVPAVRDRRTGPATPCP; from the coding sequence ATGACGACCTCGCTGCCCTCCCGCACCCCGGCCGGCGCCCCCGCTCGACCGCCGCTCCTGACACGGGCGTTGATGCTCCGTTTCGTCAGCATGGTCGGCGCCTCGGCCAGCTTCTTCCTGCTGCTGTCCGCCGTACCGCTGTACGCGCGCGAGTCCGGCGCGGGCGGCGACACGGCGGGTCTCGCCACCGGCGCGCTGATGCTGGCCACGGTCCTCGGCGAACTGGGCGCGCCCCGGCTCATCGCCCGCTACGGCTATCGGCCGGCGCTGGCGACGGGGTTGTTCCTGCTGGGTGCGCCCGCCCTGGTACTGACCGTCTCCGGGACCATGGCGTGGATCGTCGCGGTGTGCTTCCTGCGCGGCCTCGGCTTCGCGCTCACCCTGGTCGCGGGCGGGGCGCTGACCGCGACGCTGATCCCGGCCGAGCGCCGGGGCGAGGGGCTCGCCCTGGTCGGCGTGGTGGGCGGGGTGCCGAATCTGGTGGCCCTGCCGCTGGGCGTCTGGCTGGGCGCGCACGTCGGATACGGGACGGTCTCGGTCGCCGCGGCGGCCGTCGCGCTGGTCGCGATCGCCTCCGTACCGGGGCTGCCCGACCGGGAGTTGATGCACGGCGAGTCGGTGGGCGTGCTCGCGGGGCTGCGCACCGGTGCCCTGGTGCGGCCGGGGGTGGTCTTCGCCGCCACCGCCGTGGCGGCGGGCATCGTCGTCACCTTCATCCCGCTCGCCGTTCCGTCGTCCATGAGCGCGGTGGCGACGGCGGCCCTGTTCGTCCAGCCCGCAGTCGCCACGGCGGGCCGCTGGTGGGCGGGCCGCCTCGGCGACCGGCACGGCGCCGCCCGGCTCGTCCTGCCCGGTCTGCTCCTGTCGGCCGCCGGGGTGCTGCTGACCGCGCTGATCCGCACGCCCGTCGCCGTGGTGGGCGGGGTGGCCCTGTTCGGCGCGGGCTTCGGCATCGCCCAGAACGCGACCCTGACGCTGATGTACGCACGTGTCTCCACGGCGAGTTACGGCACGGTCAGCGCGCTGTGGAACCTGGCGTACGACGGCGGGATGGGCGTCGGCGCGGTGGGGTTCGGGGTGCTCGCCGACCGCACCGGCTACTCCTCGGCGTTCGTGCTCACCGCCGCGCTGATGCTGGTCGCGGCCGTCCCCGCGGTGCGCGACCGCCGTACCGGCCCTGCTACACCGTGCCCGTGA
- a CDS encoding LysR family transcriptional regulator, with protein sequence MTLDDLRVFVAACESGNLSAVARDLSRTQSAVSQHVKRLEAELGLPLLERRPRGVAPTQAGRILQQAAAQGIGQIELALRRLRELREGDGGTVRITTGATTVRHFMSDGVVRFRRAHPHVKLEFRTENSSRGCFDALAAGDSDLAWITIGTPARGIEQRPVIELPWVLAVHADDPLARRSSIEAADLAEIRHIQLPANSTSRHHLEEQLASQGIQLASTTSVADWDTAILLAELGLGHAVVPALPGWTTSGQGALRFVPLPMLPPLAAGWAVRQWDALGPLAQEFAGTVADSLTGTV encoded by the coding sequence ATGACTCTCGACGACCTCCGCGTCTTCGTCGCCGCCTGCGAGAGCGGCAACCTGAGCGCCGTGGCGCGCGATCTGTCCCGTACGCAGTCGGCGGTCAGCCAGCACGTCAAACGGCTGGAGGCCGAGCTCGGCCTGCCCCTCCTGGAGCGGCGCCCCCGGGGTGTCGCCCCCACCCAGGCCGGGCGCATCCTGCAACAGGCCGCCGCCCAGGGCATCGGCCAGATAGAGCTGGCGCTGCGCCGGCTCCGCGAGCTCCGGGAGGGCGACGGCGGCACCGTCCGGATCACCACCGGCGCGACCACCGTGCGCCACTTCATGTCCGACGGGGTCGTGCGCTTCCGGCGTGCGCATCCCCACGTCAAGCTGGAGTTCCGTACCGAGAACTCCAGCCGGGGCTGCTTCGACGCCCTCGCCGCGGGCGATTCGGACCTGGCCTGGATCACCATCGGCACCCCCGCGCGCGGCATCGAGCAGCGCCCGGTCATCGAGCTGCCCTGGGTCCTCGCCGTGCACGCGGACGACCCCCTCGCCCGCAGGAGCAGCATCGAGGCGGCGGACCTGGCCGAGATTCGCCACATCCAGCTGCCCGCGAACTCGACGTCCCGTCATCACCTGGAGGAGCAACTCGCCTCGCAGGGCATCCAGTTGGCGTCGACCACCAGCGTCGCGGACTGGGACACCGCCATCCTGCTGGCAGAGCTCGGGCTCGGCCACGCCGTCGTGCCGGCGCTGCCCGGGTGGACCACTTCCGGCCAGGGCGCCCTGCGCTTCGTGCCGCTGCCGATGCTGCCGCCGCTGGCGGCCGGCTGGGCGGTGCGCCAGTGGGACGCGCTCGGCCCGCTCGCCCAGGAGTTCGCGGGCACGGTCGCGGACAGCCTCACGGGCACGGTGTAG